Proteins co-encoded in one Paracoccus aestuarii genomic window:
- a CDS encoding cysteine desulfurase family protein, with protein sequence MRTYLDWNATTPLRPEVKAAIIEALEIGGNPSSVHTEGRAAKMALERAREEIATALGAEGADLVFTSGATEAAAMVLGQGGFHCAPVEHSAVKVWCDPDLPVDRDGIVTVTDPARTSLQLANNETGVMQTLPQGLHSSDLTQAFGKVPMAFNWLGVTAGFVSAHKLGGPKGIGALVLKKGTDIAPLIRGGGQEQGRRAGTENLIGILAFAAAATAAQRELEAGLWDEVRARRDALEARLTDIAPEAVIVGKNAPRLPNTTCLLTSGWKGETQVMQMDLAGFAISAGSACSSGKVRASGALQAMGFDDQVSQSAIRISISPALGDDQINRFADAWEKAYSRWRDRNGA encoded by the coding sequence ATGAGGACCTATCTGGACTGGAACGCCACCACGCCCCTGCGCCCGGAGGTCAAGGCCGCCATCATCGAGGCGCTGGAGATCGGCGGCAATCCCTCATCCGTCCATACCGAGGGGCGGGCCGCCAAGATGGCCCTGGAACGCGCGCGGGAGGAGATCGCGACCGCCTTGGGGGCCGAGGGGGCGGATCTGGTCTTCACCTCGGGCGCGACCGAGGCGGCGGCGATGGTGCTGGGACAGGGCGGGTTCCATTGCGCGCCGGTCGAACATAGCGCGGTCAAGGTCTGGTGCGATCCCGACCTGCCCGTGGACCGCGACGGGATCGTGACCGTGACGGACCCCGCCCGGACCAGCCTGCAGCTGGCCAATAACGAGACCGGCGTGATGCAGACCCTGCCGCAGGGGCTGCATTCCAGCGACCTGACCCAGGCCTTTGGCAAGGTGCCCATGGCCTTCAACTGGCTGGGCGTCACGGCGGGCTTCGTCAGCGCGCATAAGCTGGGCGGGCCCAAGGGGATCGGCGCGCTGGTCCTGAAAAAGGGCACCGACATCGCGCCGCTGATTCGCGGCGGCGGCCAGGAACAGGGCCGGCGCGCAGGGACCGAGAACCTGATCGGCATCCTGGCCTTCGCCGCCGCCGCCACCGCCGCCCAGAGGGAGCTGGAGGCCGGCCTCTGGGACGAGGTCCGCGCGCGCCGCGACGCGCTGGAGGCCCGGCTGACGGACATCGCGCCGGAGGCGGTCATCGTGGGAAAGAACGCGCCCCGCTTGCCGAACACGACCTGCCTTCTTACATCGGGCTGGAAGGGCGAAACTCAGGTCATGCAGATGGACCTGGCCGGATTTGCGATCTCGGCCGGGTCGGCCTGTTCGTCGGGCAAGGTCCGCGCCAGCGGGGCCTTGCAGGCGATGGGGTTTGACGATCAGGTTTCGCAATCGGCGATCCGGATTTCGATAAGCCCGGCTTTGGGCGACGATCAGATCAACCGATTTGCGGATGCTTGGGAAAAAGCGTATTCACGCTGGCGCGACAGGAATGGTGCGTGA
- the coaBC gene encoding bifunctional phosphopantothenoylcysteine decarboxylase/phosphopantothenate--cysteine ligase CoaBC: MMQGKRILLIVGGGIAAVKVPALVRLIRGAGAAVTPVLTAAGAQFTTPMSLSVLAGEPVHDTLWDRNAEAEIGHIQLSRRADLVVVAPATADLMARMAQGQANDLASTLLLATDKRVLIAPAMNVRMWDHPATRRNLALLRGDGVMVVGPDEGDMACGEYGPGRMAEPEAILAAIRAALGTGPLAGRHVIVTSGPTHEPIDPVRYIANRSSGAQGAAIAAALRDLGARVSFVTGPATVPAPDGVTVIPVETAAQMRAAVEAALPADAAVMAAAVADWRVENGSDQKIKKTGALPVLHMAENPDILAWISRDARRPRLVVGFAAETQDVTAHATAKRARKGCDWIVANDVSPATGIMGGSHNTVTLITGTGPEDWPRMDKHAVAARLAARIAEAIA; encoded by the coding sequence GTGATGCAGGGCAAGCGGATATTGTTGATCGTCGGCGGCGGCATCGCGGCCGTCAAGGTCCCGGCCCTGGTGCGGCTGATCCGCGGCGCGGGGGCCGCCGTCACGCCGGTCCTGACGGCCGCGGGGGCCCAGTTCACGACGCCCATGTCGCTCTCTGTTTTGGCGGGCGAGCCGGTCCATGACACGCTGTGGGATCGCAATGCCGAGGCCGAGATCGGCCATATCCAGCTGTCGCGCCGGGCCGATCTGGTCGTGGTGGCCCCCGCCACCGCCGATCTGATGGCGCGGATGGCGCAGGGGCAGGCGAATGACCTGGCCTCGACCCTGCTGCTGGCCACCGACAAGCGGGTGCTGATCGCGCCTGCGATGAACGTGCGGATGTGGGACCATCCCGCGACCCGGCGCAACCTGGCCCTGCTGCGCGGCGACGGCGTCATGGTCGTGGGCCCGGACGAGGGCGACATGGCCTGCGGCGAATACGGCCCGGGCCGCATGGCCGAGCCCGAGGCGATCCTGGCGGCGATCCGCGCCGCCCTGGGCACCGGGCCGCTGGCGGGTCGGCATGTCATCGTCACCTCGGGGCCCACGCATGAGCCGATCGACCCGGTGCGCTATATCGCCAACCGTTCATCGGGGGCGCAGGGGGCGGCGATCGCGGCGGCCTTGCGCGATCTGGGCGCGCGGGTCAGCTTCGTCACCGGCCCCGCGACCGTGCCCGCGCCCGATGGCGTCACCGTGATCCCGGTCGAGACCGCCGCCCAGATGCGCGCGGCGGTCGAGGCCGCCTTGCCCGCCGATGCCGCCGTCATGGCCGCCGCCGTCGCCGATTGGCGCGTCGAGAACGGCAGCGACCAGAAGATCAAGAAGACCGGCGCGCTGCCTGTCCTGCATATGGCCGAGAACCCGGACATCCTGGCCTGGATCAGCCGCGACGCGCGCCGCCCGCGCCTGGTCGTGGGCTTTGCCGCCGAGACTCAGGACGTCACCGCCCATGCCACCGCCAAGCGCGCCCGCAAGGGCTGCGACTGGATCGTGGCGAATGATGTCAGCCCCGCCACCGGCATCATGGGCGGCAGCCACAACACCGTCACCCTGATCACCGGGACCGGCCCCGAGGATTGGCCCCGCATGGACAAGCATGCCGTCGCCGCCCGCCTGGCCGCCCGCATCGCCGAGGCCATCGCATGA
- a CDS encoding YifB family Mg chelatase-like AAA ATPase, translating into MVAVAYSVAFQGIEARLVEVQCAVAAGLPGFSIVGLPDKAVSEARERVRAAFAALAIALPNKRVTVNLSPADLPKEGSHFDLPIALAVLAALDVVPRDEVARCVALGELALDGRLVAVSGALPAAVAAADEDRTLICPRACGPEAAWIEQVTVLAPDTLRAVIEHLTDRHPIAPARPGAIVDDGPVAPCLSELHGQERAKRAMEVAAAGRHHLLLVGPAGSGKSSLSACMPGLMPPLTAREALETSMVHSVAGLLKNGRISRSAPFQRPHHTASSPAVVGGGPKARPGEISLAHNGVLFLDELPEFDRKVLESLRQPVETGEVFVSRANAHIRYPCRFLLMAAANPCRCGHLADPAQACSRAPLCGEAYMGRISGPLMDRFDLRLDVPAVQTGRMDGGPTGDSSKVVAERVARARQVQAERYRDHEGISVNADAPPPLLEEVAALDREGRETIQRAAERFSLSARGYHRVLRTARTIADLGGSATVRGVHLREALSYRLPQLTAA; encoded by the coding sequence ATGGTTGCAGTTGCCTATTCGGTCGCTTTCCAAGGCATTGAGGCACGTCTGGTCGAGGTGCAATGTGCCGTCGCCGCCGGATTGCCCGGGTTCTCGATCGTAGGCCTCCCCGATAAGGCTGTCAGCGAAGCGCGCGAGCGGGTTCGCGCGGCCTTTGCTGCCTTGGCGATAGCATTGCCGAACAAGCGGGTGACGGTGAACCTTTCGCCGGCGGATCTTCCGAAGGAGGGCTCGCATTTCGACCTGCCCATCGCCTTGGCGGTTCTGGCCGCGCTGGATGTCGTCCCGCGGGATGAAGTCGCGCGCTGCGTGGCGCTTGGCGAACTGGCGCTGGACGGGCGGCTGGTCGCGGTATCGGGGGCGCTGCCCGCGGCCGTTGCTGCGGCGGACGAGGATCGGACGCTGATCTGCCCCCGGGCTTGCGGCCCGGAGGCGGCCTGGATCGAGCAGGTCACGGTCCTGGCCCCGGACACCTTGCGCGCGGTGATCGAACATTTGACCGACCGACATCCGATTGCCCCCGCACGCCCCGGGGCCATCGTGGATGACGGGCCGGTTGCGCCCTGTCTATCCGAGCTGCATGGGCAGGAACGCGCAAAGCGTGCGATGGAGGTTGCCGCGGCCGGGCGCCACCATTTGCTGCTGGTCGGACCGGCGGGGTCTGGAAAATCCAGCCTGTCCGCCTGCATGCCGGGCCTGATGCCGCCTTTGACCGCGCGCGAGGCGTTGGAGACTTCGATGGTGCATTCGGTTGCGGGGCTGCTGAAGAACGGCCGCATCTCGCGCAGCGCACCCTTTCAGCGGCCGCATCACACGGCCTCGTCACCCGCTGTCGTTGGTGGCGGACCCAAAGCCCGGCCGGGCGAGATCAGCTTGGCCCATAATGGCGTGCTGTTTCTGGACGAATTGCCGGAATTCGACCGCAAGGTGCTGGAAAGCCTGCGCCAGCCCGTCGAGACGGGCGAGGTTTTCGTTTCGCGCGCCAATGCGCATATCCGCTATCCCTGCCGGTTCCTGCTGATGGCGGCGGCCAATCCCTGCCGGTGTGGACATCTGGCGGATCCTGCACAGGCCTGCTCGCGCGCGCCCCTGTGCGGCGAGGCCTATATGGGCCGCATTTCGGGGCCATTGATGGACCGTTTCGACCTGCGGCTGGACGTGCCCGCAGTGCAGACCGGACGTATGGATGGCGGCCCCACGGGAGACAGCTCGAAGGTCGTGGCCGAACGGGTCGCCCGTGCAAGGCAGGTCCAGGCCGAACGCTATCGCGACCATGAGGGGATCAGCGTGAATGCAGACGCCCCGCCGCCGCTGCTGGAGGAGGTCGCCGCGCTGGATCGCGAGGGGCGCGAGACGATCCAGCGCGCGGCCGAACGGTTCAGCTTGTCCGCGCGCGGCTATCACCGCGTGTTGCGCACGGCACGGACGATTGCGGATCTGGGCGGCTCGGCCACGGTGCGTGGCGTTCACCTGCGCGAGGCCCTCAGCTATCGGCTGCCGCAGCTGACGGCGGCCTGA
- a CDS encoding IS5 family transposase (programmed frameshift), producing the protein MSNLYWLSDAQMERLKPFFPKCHGKPRVDDRRVLSGIIFINRNGLRWCDAPKEYGPAKTLYNRWKRWSDSEVFARIMVGLAAESAEHKTIMNDATYLKAHRTASSLGVKKGGRGRQIGRTKGGMNTKLHAVADAKGRPIGFFMSAGQVSDYTGAAALLGSLPKAEWLLADRGYDADWFRDALKDKGIKVCIPGRRSRKKAVKYDKRRYKRRNRIEIMFGRLKDWRRVATRYDRCPETFFSAIMLAATVLFWL; encoded by the exons ATGAGTAATCTTTACTGGCTGAGCGACGCCCAAATGGAGCGTCTGAAACCGTTCTTTCCCAAGTGCCATGGCAAGCCCCGGGTCGATGATCGTCGCGTCCTCAGCGGCATAATTTTCATCAATCGTAATGGGTTGCGGTGGTGTGACGCGCCGAAGGAATACGGCCCGGCCAAAACCCTCTACAACCGCTGGAAGCGCTGGAGCGATAGCGAGGTTTTTGCCCGGATCATGGTCGGCCTTGCCGCCGAGAGCGCCGAGCACAAGACGATCATGAATGACGCGACCTATCTCAAGGCACACCGCACGGCCTCGAGCCTTGGGGTGA AAAAAGGGGGGCGCGGGCGCCAGATCGGGCGCACCAAAGGCGGTATGAACACCAAGTTGCACGCTGTCGCCGATGCGAAGGGGCGGCCGATCGGGTTCTTCATGTCGGCCGGCCAGGTTAGCGATTACACCGGCGCGGCGGCGCTGCTGGGCAGCCTGCCGAAGGCTGAGTGGCTTCTGGCCGACAGGGGCTACGACGCTGACTGGTTCAGAGACGCTTTGAAAGACAAGGGGATAAAGGTTTGCATCCCCGGACGGAGGTCCCGCAAGAAGGCCGTCAAATACGACAAGCGGCGTTACAAAAGGCGTAACCGCATCGAAATCATGTTCGGACGTCTGAAGGACTGGAGGCGCGTCGCAACCCGTTATGACCGCTGCCCGGAAACGTTCTTCTCAGCGATCATGCTCGCCGCAACCGTCTTGTTCTGGCTGTGA